A window of Lonchura striata isolate bLonStr1 chromosome 2, bLonStr1.mat, whole genome shotgun sequence genomic DNA:
TTTCTCATGCATTTTTGTCAACAAATCATACTGTCAGACTTCATTTTGCTTATCATATGCTAATGAAACATCACTTTCACCAACACCTTACGTTGAGGCTTGATGTTTATCATCACTGTTAGTTACCACTGAATCAATTATCACCCACTCATTCTCattcacagctctgctgacacagCTGTTTGTGCAGCTGTGCAGTAAATGAGCTCCAGGAACTGCCCCATCCAAGCAATCCATGAAATATAAACCCAGGAGCTCAGATCTTAAATTGGATGAGTATCCCAGTCCATCTCACTGGATTGATTATGATGGCAGGCGCAGTGAGAGTGGTTAAAAATGCTGAACCCAACACTACTGCTGGGAGGTTAACTCAGCAAGCCACCTTCTTACAGCCCAACAGTTTCTAGTTCTGTGATAGGGCAAAGCAAACATATCTAATCATCTTTCTATGCTTTGCTAtgttatttctatatttatattcCCTAACCCCTCagacaaaggaagaaaacctCTGAAAAGTTTTCTGTGAAGGCCTGCATTATCTAAAGGCACCCACTAAAAAGCATTGTaagaattttgtcttttttttgctaaaaaaccaaacagttcATACTGAATGAACTTCCAGTGTCAAAACCAGAAGTTTTAAACCCTTAGCAATTGGTCATTTTTAGAAATACCTATTATCACAGTTTCAACACAGGTAGGAGGCGTGGCTAAAGAACTTGACCAGGACATATCTGGATCCACTTCAGCTCCCAGActttcagaaatacattttggAGTTCTGACCTAGAAATACATTTAACAATCATATATATCATTTCTATGCCAAATTCTAAATGTACAactcaagaaaaggaaacaaaatgcatGAATACAATCTGTACCTCTGAAAGTTTTGGTGTGTAAAACAAACTTCCATACGGACCTGAAAAACATCATGTAAAAAGGACATTAAACAGTAACTAAAAATTGAGGATTTTTATCTAGagatgtaaaatattttgtagaaCTAAAAACTGAAGATACAAACCAGGGATGTTATTTCTCTGAGGTGTTCTGTAAGTACTCCTTAAAACAGCTGgactgcaaaagaaaattaaagccataatattaatttcatatctcaatttcttaaaataatcaaatatttcaaacattACATGTATTACCATCtccattatttcttttctttgcatcATGGTTACTTCCCTGACTAGATAAAATGTAAATTCCTCCTAACTATCAGGCAATATTTTGAACATTACTATAAGTCTACTAtaaactgtaaaatatttctttcaggaaatattttaattttcagtgatGACTTGTCTGACAAGCATTAAATTCCAATGTAACCATGCATTTTATAATAGGCTGTATGAAACTAGGGAAATTGGCTTAACCAACTGCAATTAAATAACTAGTTTAACTCTTCTTATAATCAACAGAAGTACTTTGATAAAATTTATCTGAAATACAGACATTAAGTGTCAAAATCAAGGctattattaaaacaaaatctcAGCAAATACTACAAATAGTTTTACAACTTGAGAAGCACATGATGCATCACTACTACTTTTTCTTTGGATGCTTGGACTTGGAAAGCtgaaataatgttaaaaaaatttgTATTCCAACTGTGAAAGAATAGAAAAATAGGAAGAACGATCACCTTAAAGCAAGGATATTTTTGAATTCAGCTAGTGTTTTATTTTCAACTCACTTAGCAACCTACAACTATCATAAACATATCAGACATACAAGATTATTCACTGCTTTTAAAGTTCAACAGTCAAATATGGTGGCTTAAGTATCTCTTTTTGCTTAAGGTCCAgcttattttctatttgtgtTGATATATTTAGCATACCTAGCAGCAAGACAGTTGTGGAAGGTACCAGGAGGAGAAGCaagtatttcattttcttggtctatttttcttcttgtgttACTTGGGCTTATCAAATTCTCTCTGTCTTCAACATAGAATATATTAATCAGCACAACTTTGCAGAACTCCAGGTAACAGTTTCAATTTTGACGTTTAAAGCTAAGCTTTCAGAAagacccaaaccaaaaaaacaaagaaacaccaaaccaaaacaaacaaaaaaatcctccaatCCTAATTTCTATTCTAGCATTTTAAATAGTTTCAAATTTTATATCCAAACAATGCTAAACATGTTTCAAATGCACGGCCAAGAAGACTCCTCATTATGCCACTTTATTGACTTGGTATTCATCAAGTCATATATTCTCTTCCATTTCAGTTTTAATGTACTGCATTGTGCTTTGCTTGTCATTGCATAACTAAAGTTATTCTTAGCAAAAATACAATACATGCAAACACAGGCTTGTGCAGCTTCCCTTAAAATTTACTAAGACATACACTTATTGATTCaaataaacagcaaaaccaaaaaattatttccagaacTGTTGTTGGAGTCACTGTCAGCAACATCTATTTACTTGCAAAGCATCTCCAGGCAAAAGACACTGTTCCCAGTAAAGCAGCAGAATCCTATGAACAGAGAGACCCTTACATGGACAATCATCTACTCTGAAGTTTCCAAACAACCTTAGCATCAGAAATAACACTTTAGTTTGTGcatttctctctgcttctgagTTCATATGCATAGCACAGGTGCATCCCAGAACTATACCAAGGTATGAAATCCATCAGCTCCCATCCAGGCTCTTGTTTTCACAAAAGCCATTTGGCTCTAACTAAGAAAATAGAGTATTTTAGGCAGTCACATGTGAACTTTGCACATATGCAGACCAAAACtgataattttgaaataaacaaTCATAAGGTTCCTTTCTTTGCCACTTATGAAACTGCCAAATGAAATTCCTGAAAACAAGAATTCCCTAGGGACTTAGCACTGTTAAATACAAATAGCTACATTTAGAAGAAACATGTTCTCAGCAGAAGTTGTACAGCGAGCTTCAGAAAAACAGAGTTACAATATTCCCTGGAAGTAGTGTTATAAAGTATACTTGAACTGTAGCACAGCTCTAACCCTTCACAAAATTTGCACAGGATGTAAGAACAATTCTGGTAATAAAAGGGAGTCCTGTGTTTGTCTGTAACCTGGCTAGAAAAGCTTATCATAaggacacagacacagcagatgTACCAATCACATACTGCAGGAATGGGGTTAAATACTCTCCCATACAACAGATTTTTACAGGCAATGTTGCATACATTCTCCATAGAAAAGATTCTTCTTGCTGTCCAAGGAGGGTGGATACATCAGAAAGGAGCAGAGTGACAAGTACTTGGGATTTGGAAATAATGTATGACAAGTACCTcacaaaattcctttttttttttccaaatgggAAAATGTAGTTTTTTATGTAATTTACAATCTTAGTAACTCAAAGAGATGGTGCTTCTAAAACTTTCCAAGAAAGGTTAAGGAGTGCCCTATAGACTGCCTCACACTTCATCATGGTAAGGATGATTCTCACCCTTTAAAAGCTTCAAAACTTCTGCACAAAAAATCAGACTGCTAAAACAATTCACTTTGATTTGCAGTCAGCAGGTTATATTAAGTTCATATCCCCTTATATCCCCAGTACTTAGAATGTTTGGACCACAACAGTATCTCTTATACAGGGAATTTTGCTTATATGTTATCAGTTTATCACAACCTGAATTTACTATTAAGattaattctgcatttttagATGGTCTTCAGAAGACTACTAAAATAAGCTTTTTAATCCCACAATTCCTGAAGCAGTATTACCTGTGACATTAATGATCATCAGCTGCAacaaaaggttaaaaaaaaaaagttactcaCTTGctcctatttttttctgatctgGGTCTTTTTCAGGAGAAGAACAAGGTGGCAATATTGAATTTTGTTCTTTAAAGAGCAGTGGGGTTGATTCCAGATGACTGTATGTTGAGGGTTTTGTCCTTGGagttttaaaagctgtttgATCAAACCAGCCAGAGGGCCCATCAATCTCTGCGAACGATTTGGGATCATATGGGGGTGCTTCTGCGCTGAGTTCTTCAAACCAATTAAGACTGATAGGCCCTAAATCTACGAAGGAAAACAGATAGGAAACtacatgaaaaggaaaaaggttcCTCCATGGAGGATGTGAAAATACACCAGGCATTTAAATGCTAGCAGCAAAGCACAACGCTGCTTCCACTGCCATACTTCTGGTTTGCTTGTTTCTAGATGGCTTTGAACTCTGATACCCACAAAATATAAAGGGATATCTGCCCAAATTCTCAGACCATTAACAAAATAACTGAAGGACCAGAAAAATATCCAGTTTGTTTAAAATCATAACTATACGCTTGCTtttagtttctctttttttgcttAGAGTGGCAAGTTAAACAGgttccttttaaaatttaaaataactaCCACAAATGTCTCAAGCAAAAGACTAAGCCTGGTCTACATGTGGGTATGTATAGAGGTGACAACTCTAAAAAAGCAAGTACAAAAAGTAACTAAGCAtatataatggaaaaaaactacaaataaaaatttgaagAAATCTAGGTATTAGGAAATACAGGTTTGGGGCAAGAACAGCAGCTAACAACTTGCAGAAAGCTTTCCTGTGAAACATATAGGAAACATGTATAAAATATTGGTGACCAGAAAGCAATCCTAGTAAAGTTATTTCCTTTAGATAAGCTGTACCTGATTCACTGCAGTGTgccttaaatatttcaaagaaagtTGGTCTTTCCACAGGTTTGCAAGCCATTTTCTTATCCATTACATTACGGGAACAGTTGAAAAGcctgagaagaaataaaacacttGCATACAGTGCTCTTTGAATATCTTAGGCTGGCTTTCCCGCATTTTGTGGTGTGGCACAGCCCAGTTTGTTTAGCTTTGACTGTGATGTGAGCATTCAAACACCACAGTGATGAACATGGTGGGAAAACAACAGACAAGAGTGTAGGGAATTATACCAGAGATAATGAAAACACTCAGCAAACACATGACACGATGGAATGGGCAGAACACTTCTGAGGTATTTTAAACACAAACCAAACCCCACACTCACTACAACGTGTTAGGATGGAATATGTACTATCACACATATACTGCAACAACCACTACAACTTACATGTCACGAATTTGATTCAAAGTTGCCTTCAAGTGGAGCAGACACTGTCAGTTTCACGgttctattaaaaaaacatatataaTAAGCCCATAGTGAGACTTCACCGTTTAACACATCTAGGCCTTCCAGAGTAAACCCGCTTCCCACACGATGGCCGTGTTACACACGGTGCCCTATCAAAACAATGGGAAAAACGGGCGCTCTAAAGTAGGGTACGGGCTGCATTACGACAGAACACCGAGGAAGTACATTTTATGAAGTGCGATTTGCCCAGTCCGCGCTGCTTTCCGCGAGAGGAAGCTGCTCCCGGGCAACGAGCACGCTCGGAGCGCGGCCTGTGCAGCCCCCGGGTCACCGCGGGGCCTCCGGGGCCAGGCCAAACCCCGCTTCCCCTCAGCGCGCCTCACCCGCGACTGCGGGCCCGGGCGGGCTGTGAGGAGAGCGAGGGACGCCCGGGGGCGGCAGTGACCCCCCAGGGCACAACGCGGGGCCGAGCCACACGCGGGGCCGTTACCTGCCGGCGGCGCctcgggcggggcggcggccgcaGCATCGCCTCACGcaggggagcggggcgggggatGGATGAGGGGGCAGCGCAGAGCCCCAGCCCGGCCGCGCCGTTCGAAGCTTGGCGCCAACACAGCCCCGCGCCTGCGCGGCGCTACACCCGCCGCTCCCGCCttccgccgctgccgccccggcAGGAGGCGGCGAGCGGCCCCGCCTCGGCCGGCCCCGCCTCGGCCGGCCCCGCCTCGGCCGGCCCCGCCTCGGCCGGCCCCGCCTCGGCCGGCCCCGCCTCGGCCGGCCCCGCCTCGGCCGGCCCCGCCTCGGCCGGCCCTCAGCCGGGATGGCCGCCAGCAGCTTCGCTGACGCGTGTAGAGGCGAGGGGATGATGGATCCGCATCCACAGCTGACATCGCGCGCGTCGCTGCGCAACAGCAGCTTACACCGACCTCCCGGGAGCGGGCTCTGCGGGGCTCCCTGCGGCAGGGACCGGGGGCTGCGCAAGCCTCAGACTCGGCTTCTCGGGTGCTTCCGTAGGCCTTGACACATGAAATGGTTGTTGACGTTCCAATAAAGAGAATGTTAATATCCTCCGCATACATGCCTATTCCCTCTTTGTCTCTTGATTAAATTATTGGCTTTGGCGATGGAACAACTTCAAGATGGGTGGAACACTACCACCAACTTTGAGTTTACCATCTTCATGTTGTATGTTCATCTGCTTTTGTGCCATAAAGGGGTTTCTTCCTACCTCTCCACAGAAGTCCTTAAGTTGCAGTTTTATCACATCACCTGCTTAATCATCCATCACTTTCATTAGTTTCTTGTCCTACAATTATTTTCCATATCTCTTGTCCTTTCAAGGAACTTCAACTTCTAACCCTGCAGTGTTCAAATGATGACATGTAGTTTGCAATATGATTTCCATCCCCATTTCCAAAGCACCTAAAAAACAGTCTTTTTGCAGCCATACAGCAATCATTAAGTTTTAACTTGGCTATATCAATACCCTATTTTTGCTTTGATACTGACAGTGTTTTGAAAACCCAAATGCAACGTGGAGCCTTTAGAcatgtttcttttaattatGATGAATGTGTTTCCTGAATCTTAACCTCTTTGTAAAAATGCCCTGTAAAAATGCTGTTTCTTACTGATTTATCTCACACACTTGAGAGTGTCAGATGCACTGTGAACGTTTAAAGACATAATCCCTATCAGGTTTTCTCTAGCCTCTCTCTTGCTGGCCCATTGAATTTTATAAAGTAATGCATTTATAAAGATGGAGAGGAGTCATACAAAGAAAGGATTTCACATCACTGCAGTTCCAGGGATTTAAGGGTTCTCCAGTCTCTAAAGGCTTCCATACACAGTTTGGATGattaaattacattattttaactATATTACCATAAAACTGAACTAAAGTGATGTAATTATGGAAGAAGGACTATTAGTCTAttatgtgtgtgtttttattACTGCTTGTATTAACACTTATTTCATATACAGCTATTAAGCCACTACTTATTTCATATACAGTTTGTATACAGGAGTGCATTCCATCTTTTCCTAAAGCAGTTGATGTAAAAAGTTCCAAGTAGATAATCCCCAAATAATGGTACAATGGGGATGCTCCGACCTTTTAATACCAGTAAAGACTTCTTTTCAGAGATGTAAGTGCCTGAATTCTTTGCTAAGCTCTCCGAGGGACACCCAATTTATCGGGACTCTGTTAACAGTTTCCCAAAcccccttctccttcttttaAGACCATAAGCAGAAGGAACTGTAAGCAAGCAGGCTTCTCACTATGCAGGCCGCGGTTTTCCCATCTGTGCCTGAATGACATCTCTCCATCATTAGAGTCCGGCACAGCCAGCCGGCCTTCCCTGGCCATCAGCCCCCcacccccagctgcccccacttTCGCCATCAATTAGCAACCATTAGCCCCCCAGGTAGGATAAAAGCAGGGCAGGGAATCAGGTAGGGCTAACCCTTCAGCAGCGATAATCATGGACAGCTTCGTCTGTTCCCCCATCAGCACGTACCAGAACTTCAGGAGCAGCCCCGCGCTCGGCCGCGGCTGGGACGCGGCGGCCAAGCAGTCCAGCTGGAAGCAGAGCAAGAGCGGCGGCATCAGCCCCTTCCTCGGGGGGCCCTTCACGCCGCTGCCCTCCGACTACCTGGACAGCTACCGGCGGGCGCAGCTCCAGGCGCTGCTGTCGCAGGTGAGCCCCGCGCTggcgccgcggccgcgccgggccAGCACGAAGGAGGCGGCGGTGCAGGTGAGCCCGCGGGCCGACGTGGCCGTACAGTGCTCGCTGGGGCCGCGCACGctgccgcccgcccggcccttCGGCCCCGCCGCCCTGCGCGCCCCGGGCCGCCTCGCCGTCTACTCACCCGTGCCCGACCGCCTCCTCTTCGCGCCGCCCGAcgccgcgccgctcccggaGAAGGCAGCGCCGACCGAGGAGACCCCGGCGGCGGACGGCGGCCAGGAGCGGCAGGAGCGCCCGGCGGGAgccgcgctgccgccgcggCGGGAGGAAGCCGCGGCTCCCAGGCAGAGAGCTGCCTTCCAGGTGCGCCGGGTCGGGGCAGCGGTGAGCCCGCAGGCAGGGAAGGCAGAAATCACCTCACGAGCAGCACGGTAGTCCCCGTCCTGCCCCGGGCGGGCTCTGTCTTAGCTAGAGCAGAAGAGCCTCTAGCCTGTGAAAACCCACACGTGTGGATCAAAGCGTGGCgcagtggtttgggttggaagggaccttgaagttGCAACCTCCCTTCCCATGGGTGTGGATGCCACATGCTAGACCCTGTTTCTCAGAGGCCCGTTCAATACAGCTCCAAATATTTCCATATGGCTTCCTGGGCAACCTTTTTCAGCACCTCACCCATCCTCGGGAGTAGTAGTGAGGGAGCTGGGCTAGGTGCTCTGGGGGTGCTGGAGGATGCTCAGTGACTTCTGTCTCTGCAGTTCTTGGAGCAGAAGTATGGCTATTTCCACTGCAAAGACTGCAAGACCAGATGGGAGAGTGCTTACGTGTGGTGCATTTCTGGAAGCAACAAGGTAGTTaacaagtaatttcttttttccttagaCTTGTTAAGAATGCcctaaaatatctgaaaaatcaGATATTCTGGTATGAATTTAGGTAACTGTATAGAACATGTCAAGTAAGTCTCTATACTAACAGAGCTTGCCATTTCTTCAGGTGTACTTCAAGCAGCTCTGTCGCAAATGCCAAAAGGGCTTCAATCCTTATAGAGTGGAAACAATCCAGTGCCAGGTAAGTTAATTGTACTCCATTAAGACTGTCAGATATTATCATATACACTAATTCTATTGTGGAGTTTGATGTTGACTTTACCTGGAAAAAAACTTAATATCATTAAAACACTAGGAATGGTTATCTGGGAAAGTGTCTTGGAGTAGGCCTCCCTCCTTCCATAGGTGGCTTACGTAAACCGTTTTCATATAGTATTATGGCTTGCTACATGTGTGGTAGGGTTTTGTGCTTCTAGGTGAGAACGCTCTTGTACCCTAAATCCAGGGTTTTTACCACAAGAGCTCTTAAGTATATCAGCCCCAATGTGTTGCTGTGATTAAGGAAAATCAAATGTTAGTCTAACATGAAGTGCATCCTCTTTGATCTACTACTACTAACATGTCTTTGTTTCTTAAGATCTGTTCCAAGACTCGTTGCTCTTGCCCTCAGAGGAAGAGACATATTGATCTCAAGAGACCTCATCGTCAAGAACTCTGTGGCCGCTGCAGAGGCAAAAGGCTGTCCTGTGATAGCACTTACAGCTTCAAATACATTGTCTGATCCATGTGCCCTCTTCTGTCTTGTGATTTGCACTTTGTCTATTGCAATGTTTTGATTTAAGGCTTTTGACCTGGCATTGGATAATGGATGAAGACTTTGGTGTTATTGTAAAGTATAATAACTTAAAGTATGTAATTTCACTGTATATATGCTGTAAATAAAGTTCAATAAAAGTTTGCACTAGTTTGATACCCCTTAGTTTCAATCTCCTTGGCTGAAAGAGGAAAGTATATCTCTACAGAAGCAACCCATTTGTTTTCCTAAAGATAGTGGACTTTATTTTGAAGTCTTCAGGGAATGCTAAGTTTCAAGCTACAAtagcaagttttttttccttcagtcaCTCAAACTAAACTGGGGTGGAAGATGCAAATATTCTGGAGCATGAAGTCTGATGTAAATGCAAATctgtctccccctgcctctgccaAATGTGTATCTAAAAAGCACAGCTGCTTGGTAATCAAAAACTATCAGCCAGGACAAGACTATGGCTGTAAAATAGGAGGGGATAAAGGGTGAAAGCTACCCATGTTTGAAAttaggagggggaaaaaaacttttGAATGGCAGTATCTGTGACAGTGTAAAAAATACTCTTTAGGGTAGAAGTTTAGAGGCTTTTATAGTCAGTGTAAGACCAATGAAACTATTTTTGCTGTTGTAGTCTTCCATGCTGATTTGTGAGGATTTTTTTGTCAGGCTGTAGCTGCATAGCTCTCTGTTTTTCTATGAATGGTTTCAGCATAAACCAGGAGACAAGTGTCTTTTGGGAGGCTGCTTTCCATCACTACCATATGCAACAGTATTGATTCAGACAAGAACACAATTTCCACAACAAGCGTGTACTGTGTTGTCACTATATATATGACTTTTATGCTTTAGTTAAATGGATGAACTGATCCAAATTTCAAAGTTACTTCACAAAAACAGTTAAGTGTATTTACAGCATGAATAAGTTACATAGTTGTCAGAATAAGTCTCAGATGTGCAACAGATTTACATGCATACATTTAACACTAGACAGCAGTTAAATGTAAGAAAAACCATAAAGTTATGACTTTATATATACATTACAAATAAAATAAGACCTCTCTTTAAAGAAACTTAACATGAGAACTTGCACTTcactttaatatttttactttttatactcaaaatttgtattaaataaaaatatgcatgCTTAACAGTTCAAAAGATTTGACTCTGTGATGGGACTTTCTCCTACAAAATGGCAAGTTAAATTAGATCAACCATCCTTTAATAGTATAAATATATTCATAAAAGCAAAACTCTAGTAAAAAGCAGCCAAGGtccttaataaaaaaaaaaaaaaaaatctaccaaGATCTTTCATGATCCTTGGGGGGGGCCTAAGAACAGACCTCTGCAATATGATCCAGTACCTTCAGAGACAGTAGCCTAGTAGCATTAGGAAATGTACTTCATAGCAGCTCATTGTTTTAAGATACAGTAATCATATTCAAATTACAGTGTACATTAAATTATAGTTTGTTTCATAAACACAGGCTCTCAGCTTTTGACCAACAAGTTTGTGAGATTCCGTGGCCAGCTTCATTCTGCCCATCTTTCACTCaactaaataagaaaaaaaaaaaagggaaaaatgtacaaggtttgtttttttaacaaaaaaatactattttgtgAAGGAAACATTGCACTTTTGCCAAccaaaaattaatttgctatAAAGGAAGTATTGTTCAGTGTAGTAGGCTTTGGTATGCAATGGAAGTCACTTCTTCAGTAGTGAGTTGCAGTTGCTCAGTGAAATGCTAACTGGTTTTTGTGCAACACAGAACAAAGGATGTTGTCCCAGGTGCTCTATGCTACCTCTGTCCTTACAGTATTGCTACGTGTTTGAAGTTCAGCCCATCGCTTTTTAGAAGAAATCTTAAATGTAACAAGAGTGAGTACAGTTTGACCAAACCTTTGTAAGGCTGAGAAGACATCGAGCCACCTCACTCCCACAGGGCAGCACTCCCAGCTTGAAAGGGGGCCCGAGGGTCCTGTCAGAGACTTGTGCCAGAAACGCTGGAGTCTGGAAGAAAAGTATTGATGACCCGGTAGCTCTGAGCTCTGCGAATCATGTCACGGATCTCTATGTTCAGTTCCATTAATTTGGTGCAGATTTCAGTCAGGCTCTGGTTGGAGCCCACCAGTGCATAGGTGCCCGTCTGACCCAGGGTTTGGTGGCGGAAGTAAATATTCAGTAGTGTCTGGACTTCATCATCAGAGCTGCTTCCAAAGATATCATTGGGCCACAAAATCCTGCAATGAAATAGGAAAAGAGCAGGCATTTCATTATGGGCTTATTAGCAGAGACAGGAGCTATGTGACAGAGATCCCTGAAAGAAGACTGAACTTGCACATGCTTATAAGCCTAAAGCAGCTCACTGTTTTACACCACTCATTTGTTACTCATATTCTGGTATTGGGCACTGAATAGACATAAAAGTGCAATTTCCATTATCTAAAAAACATGCTTAAGAAAACTCATTCAAATAGGTGTAAGTGAAACTGGGCTGAATGTTAGCTCATGCCA
This region includes:
- the ZAR1L gene encoding LOW QUALITY PROTEIN: protein ZAR1-like (The sequence of the model RefSeq protein was modified relative to this genomic sequence to represent the inferred CDS: substituted 2 bases at 2 genomic stop codons), whose amino-acid sequence is MTSLHHXSPAQPAGLPWPSAPHPQLPPLSPSISNHXPPSTYQNFRSSPALGRGWDAAAKQSSWKQSKSGGISPFLGGPFTPLPSDYLDSYRRAQLQALLSQVSPALAPRPRRASTKEAAVQVSPRADVAVQCSLGPRTLPPARPFGPAALRAPGRLAVYSPVPDRLLFAPPDAAPLPEKAAPTEETPAADGGQERQERPAGAALPPRREEAAAPRQRAAFQFLEQKYGYFHCKDCKTRWESAYVWCISGSNKVYFKQLCRKCQKGFNPYRVETIQCQICSKTRCSCPQRKRHIDLKRPHRQELCGRCRGKRLSCDSTYSFKYIV